The following coding sequences are from one Zalophus californianus isolate mZalCal1 chromosome 15, mZalCal1.pri.v2, whole genome shotgun sequence window:
- the NPM3 gene encoding nucleoplasmin-3 isoform X1, which translates to MAAGAAAALAFLSQESRARAGGIGGLRVPAPVTMDSFFFGCELSGHTRSFTFKVEEEDDSEHVLALTMLCLTEGAKDECNVVEVVARNHDHQEIAVPVANLKLSCQPMLSLDDFQLQPPVTFRLKSGSGPVRITGRHQIVTISNDVSEQEESEEEGSEQEEAEWCPILPAKKQGGRP; encoded by the exons ATGGCcgccggcgccgccgccgccttaGCGTTCCTGAGTCAGGAGAGCCGAGCCCGGGCCGGAGGGATCGGGGGTCTGCGGGTCCCGGCTCCGGTCACTATGGACAGTTTTTTCTTCG GCTGTGAGCTCTCCGGCCACACCCGCTCTTTCACCTTCAAGGTAGAAGAAGAGGATGATTCGGAGCATGTGCTGGCTTTGACCATG ctctgcctcacTGAGGGGGCCAAAGATGAGTGTAATGTGGTAGAAGTCGTGGCCAGGAATCATGACCACCAGGAGATTGCAGTCCCTGTAGCCAACCTCAAGTTGTCCTGCCAACCCATG CTCAGTTTGGATGACTTCCAGCTCCAGCCACCTGTAACCTTCCGCCTGAAATCAGGTTCTGGCCCTGTGCGGATCACTGGGAGGCACCAGATTG TTACTATAAGCAATGACGTTTCTGAGCAAGAAGAGAGTGAAGAAGAAGGTAGTGAGCAGGAGGAAGCTGAGTGGTGCCCCATCCTGCCTGCCAAGAAGCAGGGGGGTAGGCCCTAG
- the NPM3 gene encoding nucleoplasmin-3 isoform X2 codes for MAAGAAAALAFLSQESRARAGGIGGLRVPAPVTMDSFFFGCELSGHTRSFTFKVEEEDDSEHVLALTMLCLTEGAKDECNVVEVVARNHDHQEIAVPVANLKLSCQPMLSLDDFQLQPPVTFRLKSGSGPVRITGRHQIGLGGTLNFCPHPLSPLAYEIGDQHLKLRTAHF; via the exons ATGGCcgccggcgccgccgccgccttaGCGTTCCTGAGTCAGGAGAGCCGAGCCCGGGCCGGAGGGATCGGGGGTCTGCGGGTCCCGGCTCCGGTCACTATGGACAGTTTTTTCTTCG GCTGTGAGCTCTCCGGCCACACCCGCTCTTTCACCTTCAAGGTAGAAGAAGAGGATGATTCGGAGCATGTGCTGGCTTTGACCATG ctctgcctcacTGAGGGGGCCAAAGATGAGTGTAATGTGGTAGAAGTCGTGGCCAGGAATCATGACCACCAGGAGATTGCAGTCCCTGTAGCCAACCTCAAGTTGTCCTGCCAACCCATG CTCAGTTTGGATGACTTCCAGCTCCAGCCACCTGTAACCTTCCGCCTGAAATCAGGTTCTGGCCCTGTGCGGATCACTGGGAGGCACCAGATTG GATTGGGAGGAACTCTGAACTTCTGTCctcaccctctctccccacttgccTATGAGATTGGAGATCAGCATCTGAAGCTCAGGACTGcacatttttaa